In Rouxiella sp. WC2420, the following proteins share a genomic window:
- the fabR gene encoding HTH-type transcriptional repressor FabR, with protein sequence MGVRAQQKERTRRSLIEAAFSQLSAERSFASLSLREVSREAGIAPTSFYRHFRDVDELGLTMVDESGLMLRQLMRQARQRIAKGGSVIRTSVSTFMEFIGNNPNAFRLLLRERSGTSAAFRAAVAREIQHFIAELADYLQLENHMPRSFTEAQAEAMVIIVFNAGAEALDVDIAQRRQLEERLVLQLRMISKGAYYWYRRQQERTADTSVNDEVIQSD encoded by the coding sequence ATGGGCGTAAGAGCACAACAGAAAGAGCGTACTCGCCGCTCGCTTATTGAGGCGGCCTTTAGCCAACTAAGCGCAGAGCGCAGTTTCGCCAGTTTGAGCCTGCGTGAGGTTTCTCGCGAAGCGGGCATCGCCCCCACGTCTTTTTACCGGCACTTCCGCGATGTGGACGAGCTGGGCCTGACCATGGTTGATGAAAGCGGTTTAATGCTGCGCCAATTAATGCGCCAGGCACGCCAGCGTATTGCCAAAGGCGGCAGTGTTATTCGCACCTCGGTTTCAACCTTTATGGAGTTCATCGGCAACAATCCCAATGCTTTCCGCCTGTTACTTCGTGAACGTTCAGGAACATCTGCGGCATTCCGTGCCGCGGTAGCGCGCGAAATTCAGCATTTTATCGCAGAACTTGCCGACTATTTGCAGCTTGAAAACCATATGCCGCGTAGTTTTACTGAAGCGCAGGCAGAAGCCATGGTTATTATCGTCTTTAATGCCGGTGCAGAGGCGCTGGATGTCGATATCGCCCAGCGTCGCCAGCTCGAAGAAAGGCTTGTACTTCAGTTACGTATGATTTCCAAAGGTGCTTACTACTGGTATCGCCGCCAGCAGGAAAGAACCGCTGACACATCAGTTAACGATGAGGTCATTCAAAGCGATTGA